A window of the Parvularcula bermudensis HTCC2503 genome harbors these coding sequences:
- a CDS encoding Flp family type IVb pilin, whose amino-acid sequence MNNLFNRFVKDEDGATAIEYGLIAALIAVAIISAVSSLGTRIQGAFDDVNTTLENNGVTT is encoded by the coding sequence ATGAACAATCTTTTTAATCGCTTCGTGAAAGACGAAGACGGCGCCACCGCTATTGAGTACGGTCTGATTGCCGCCCTGATCGCGGTTGCGATCATCTCGGCCGTCAGCTCGCTCGGCACCCGGATTCAGGGCGCGTTCGACGACGTGAACACCACGCTCGAAAACAACGGCGTCACCACCTGA
- a CDS encoding A24 family peptidase, which yields MFSSVISLVYPALLSVAAVYDLTSFKIPNRVTAALAVAWPLCALAVGIPFTMALSSVAFAFGILAAGFALFAIGKLGGGDVKLLAATTLWVGPALALEFVLWTMIFGGGLAFALLSFRRLPLPVNVMSTGWLFDLYNRKKDMPYGVAIAASGLMLWSKTPFSLF from the coding sequence ATGTTTTCATCCGTCATTAGTCTCGTCTATCCGGCGCTGCTCAGCGTTGCGGCAGTCTATGATTTGACAAGTTTCAAGATCCCCAATCGGGTTACGGCGGCCTTGGCGGTTGCGTGGCCGTTATGTGCTCTTGCTGTCGGCATTCCCTTTACAATGGCCCTGTCGAGTGTTGCCTTTGCCTTTGGTATTCTGGCCGCCGGCTTTGCCCTCTTCGCCATCGGAAAGTTAGGGGGCGGCGATGTCAAACTCTTGGCGGCAACGACCCTTTGGGTCGGGCCGGCACTGGCCCTCGAATTCGTTCTGTGGACGATGATTTTTGGCGGAGGGCTCGCTTTTGCGCTGCTGTCGTTTCGGCGCCTCCCCCTGCCGGTGAATGTCATGTCGACGGGGTGGCTGTTCGATTTGTATAATCGAAAGAAAGACATGCCCTATGGGGTCGCCATCGCGGCATCTGGCCTGATGTTATGGTCAAAAACTCCCTTCTCCCTCTTCTAG
- the cpaB gene encoding Flp pilus assembly protein CpaB: MKAARLLILLVAIAAGGAAFFMLAGNDEPAVTTAVPTAPIQPRMAMAEVMFSAKDIPQGAILSEGMVKWVKWPSANVPEFFITKDDQDFIDNLGLRRARLRIDANQPIYGVNTVAHGDRGMLASILTPGMRAVTARMGLEETSGGFILPGDRVDIFATGIGDDGQMETSAILRNIRVLAIDQVTNVTDEQTALNGSTVTFELSPAQVPSFIGARDNKQLTLVLRSVYDLSPETGMPIVDTSPEEVVVIRFGQG; this comes from the coding sequence ATGAAAGCCGCACGTTTGCTTATATTGTTAGTTGCCATCGCCGCAGGCGGGGCAGCGTTCTTCATGCTTGCCGGTAATGATGAGCCCGCGGTGACGACCGCTGTTCCGACCGCGCCCATTCAACCCCGCATGGCGATGGCTGAAGTAATGTTCAGTGCAAAGGATATTCCCCAGGGCGCTATTTTATCCGAGGGCATGGTCAAATGGGTGAAGTGGCCGTCCGCCAATGTACCAGAATTCTTCATCACCAAGGATGATCAGGATTTCATCGACAATCTCGGTCTGCGTCGTGCGCGGCTGCGGATCGATGCGAACCAACCTATCTATGGCGTCAATACGGTTGCCCATGGTGACCGGGGGATGCTGGCATCGATCCTGACGCCGGGCATGCGTGCGGTCACGGCGCGTATGGGCCTTGAGGAGACCTCAGGCGGGTTTATTCTTCCTGGGGATCGAGTTGACATCTTCGCAACCGGGATCGGCGACGACGGGCAGATGGAAACCTCCGCCATTCTCCGGAATATTCGCGTGTTGGCGATCGATCAGGTCACCAATGTAACGGACGAGCAAACCGCGCTCAATGGATCGACCGTTACATTTGAGCTCTCACCAGCCCAGGTCCCCAGCTTTATCGGCGCCAGAGACAATAAGCAGCTCACTCTCGTATTGAGGAGTGTCTACGACCTTTCGCCTGAAACAGGCATGCCGATCGTCGACACCTCACCCGAAGAGGTGGTCGTCATTCGGTTCGGCCAAGGATGA
- a CDS encoding type II and III secretion system protein family protein — MRKILSVMAGLAGAVLIGTGPSMAQPGGSTPLEFETTYDAGGNGLASREVLLPLGKAAIIELPRPATDIIVSDPDIVEAVIRTPQRVFLMGREAGQANAFFFDRANNQILNLEIRVEQDADTIRELMTKLVPNARISVESLNGNVIIHGTVDNASDAQRAGEIASRFAGEDNFVNMLKVREPSQVLLKIKIVEMQRRLVRQLGIDLNGVAQVDRSAIEFAVQNSFAISGQSLGGINANLSTPGFGDITNLDFAFDIFEQNGLVKTLAEPSIVALSGRNASFLAGGEFPVPEASANGTPSVTFKPFGVQLEFQPVVYSKNRIQLTLATEVSDVSNVNGLSIAGATQAEEDPDTGEIIEQTFEGFIVPGTVSRSAATTVELPSGGSLALAGLLQEDINEVIDGVPGLKETPVLGALFRSQEFQSQQTELVIIATPYLVEPTDLAALTDPAQGYAPPSPVQSVILGQLESAYGVRGRKARDAQLSGPIGFILD, encoded by the coding sequence ATGCGTAAGATTTTGTCAGTGATGGCTGGACTTGCGGGGGCGGTCCTTATCGGGACGGGTCCATCAATGGCGCAGCCGGGGGGGAGTACCCCCCTCGAATTCGAGACCACCTACGATGCCGGCGGTAATGGTCTTGCCAGCCGCGAGGTTCTCCTCCCCCTCGGCAAAGCGGCGATCATCGAATTGCCCCGTCCCGCCACGGATATCATCGTCTCCGACCCCGATATCGTCGAAGCCGTGATCCGTACCCCTCAACGTGTCTTCCTGATGGGGCGTGAGGCCGGACAGGCGAACGCGTTCTTTTTCGACCGCGCCAACAACCAGATCCTCAATCTTGAAATCCGGGTCGAACAAGACGCCGACACGATACGGGAATTAATGACCAAGCTCGTGCCGAACGCTCGGATTTCAGTGGAGAGCCTTAACGGGAATGTGATCATCCACGGTACGGTGGATAATGCATCGGACGCTCAGCGGGCGGGGGAAATTGCTTCGCGCTTCGCGGGTGAGGATAACTTCGTGAACATGCTGAAAGTTCGCGAGCCCTCACAGGTTCTACTGAAGATCAAGATCGTCGAGATGCAGCGTCGTCTTGTGCGGCAATTGGGCATCGATTTGAACGGCGTCGCCCAGGTCGATCGGTCCGCCATCGAATTTGCCGTGCAGAACTCCTTTGCCATTTCCGGTCAATCCTTGGGGGGGATCAATGCCAATCTTTCCACTCCTGGATTTGGTGATATCACTAATCTTGATTTCGCCTTCGACATTTTCGAACAGAATGGTCTTGTGAAGACGCTCGCCGAACCGAGCATCGTCGCGTTGAGCGGACGCAACGCCTCCTTCCTGGCGGGGGGGGAATTTCCCGTCCCCGAAGCGAGTGCGAACGGGACGCCGTCCGTCACCTTCAAACCATTCGGTGTGCAGCTTGAATTCCAACCTGTGGTCTATTCGAAAAACCGTATTCAGTTGACCCTCGCCACGGAAGTCTCGGACGTCTCGAACGTGAATGGTCTCTCCATTGCCGGTGCGACCCAGGCGGAGGAGGACCCCGATACCGGCGAGATCATCGAGCAAACCTTTGAAGGGTTTATCGTGCCGGGGACAGTCAGCCGCTCGGCGGCGACAACGGTCGAATTGCCGTCGGGGGGCTCCCTCGCTCTTGCGGGCTTGTTGCAAGAGGACATCAACGAGGTCATCGACGGCGTTCCGGGTCTTAAAGAGACCCCTGTCCTGGGCGCCTTGTTCCGTAGTCAGGAATTCCAGAGCCAACAGACCGAGTTGGTGATCATCGCCACCCCTTATCTGGTGGAGCCCACCGACCTCGCCGCTCTAACCGATCCGGCCCAGGGCTATGCGCCGCCAAGCCCGGTTCAGTCCGTCATCTTGGGTCAATTGGAAAGCGCCTATGGCGTCCGCGGACGTAAGGCCCGTGACGCACAACTCTCAGGGCCGATCGGGTTCATTCTCGACTAA
- a CDS encoding CpaD family pilus assembly protein, producing the protein MRKIAVLLPLLVVSAACTSPFNSEVHSLSAAERHPITVDQQAVTLTIPIDSTRSGLSRGDLQQLDRFVSAYRTKGYGPITVTAPAGTGRDLEANETAAAVRAALNDSGVAYADIQGASVTSSTAKEVMVSFVRYVAQGPQCGVFDNERAARFRNLSHPNFGCSSQHNLAAMIADPRDLTRAQSTTTRDGHLASKPINTQNTVVIEAVEVELD; encoded by the coding sequence ATGCGTAAGATTGCTGTTCTTCTGCCCCTTCTAGTGGTCAGTGCGGCCTGTACCTCCCCCTTTAACAGCGAGGTCCATTCGCTATCCGCGGCAGAACGCCATCCGATCACGGTGGATCAACAAGCCGTGACCCTGACGATCCCGATCGACTCGACCCGAAGCGGCTTATCGCGCGGGGACCTCCAACAGCTTGACCGCTTCGTCAGCGCCTATCGCACAAAGGGCTATGGCCCGATCACTGTAACGGCCCCGGCGGGAACCGGACGGGATCTTGAGGCGAACGAAACCGCGGCGGCCGTCCGCGCGGCGCTGAATGACAGCGGTGTGGCCTATGCTGATATTCAGGGGGCCTCTGTGACCTCTTCAACGGCAAAAGAAGTGATGGTGTCCTTCGTGCGTTATGTGGCGCAGGGGCCCCAATGCGGTGTGTTCGACAATGAGCGGGCCGCTCGTTTCCGAAACCTATCGCACCCGAATTTCGGCTGTTCCAGCCAGCACAATTTGGCGGCGATGATCGCCGACCCCCGCGATCTGACGAGAGCTCAATCCACCACTACACGGGACGGGCATCTCGCCAGTAAACCGATCAATACTCAGAATACTGTCGTGATCGAAGCTGTAGAAGTGGAGCTCGATTGA
- a CDS encoding AAA family ATPase has protein sequence MAGVSGEAKGDGEFEFDLDLDDLDDETLQKLLDEDPNLEEELRALEAAERQHDEAADEEVSSPPVTDDLPPAVTPDDQPPASVEDDRVDALDDFDFASSAAMQSGPPPAVREQEEGNIAPEPTSTASPPAPMGDSFMQGVPPGPLPEETDTTALNIAPIPRINVHVFTQNEATTLIVEKAAADRRMSKTHVTISAGDAASAAQIYAEEASPNLILIEASESPTSLLAGLDQLAEVCDPSSHVMIIGHLNDIQLYRSLIDRGVSDYIVAPRSPLQIIEAIGKIYTDPAVSTIGRSFVFVGARGGVGSSTICHNVAWALAEEYASDTVLLDLDLPFGTASLDFERDPSQGLAEALSSPERLDSVLLDRLLQEVTKRLSIFSAPNMLERTYELSPENFEIVIDLVRQAAPSVVVDLPHIWSPWSQHVLHGADEIVITATPDLSSFRNAKNLVEVIKAHRANDAPPILLLNQMGVPKRPEVPVEQFEEALDLEALSVFPWDPAAFGQASTNAETLIELNPKSKCAVALRTVSERLLGQTQSAKKQRLSLKSLFSLGR, from the coding sequence ATGGCAGGAGTTTCGGGCGAAGCCAAAGGGGACGGTGAATTCGAGTTCGATCTCGATCTCGACGATCTCGACGACGAAACATTGCAGAAACTTCTCGATGAGGACCCTAATCTCGAGGAGGAGTTGCGCGCGCTCGAGGCGGCGGAACGTCAGCATGACGAAGCGGCGGACGAGGAGGTGTCATCTCCTCCGGTGACGGATGATCTTCCCCCGGCGGTCACACCGGACGATCAACCCCCGGCGTCTGTTGAGGACGATCGGGTCGATGCCCTGGACGATTTCGACTTTGCCTCCTCAGCCGCCATGCAGTCCGGTCCGCCGCCTGCCGTCAGGGAGCAGGAGGAAGGCAATATCGCGCCAGAACCGACATCAACGGCGTCCCCCCCAGCGCCCATGGGCGATAGTTTTATGCAAGGGGTGCCTCCCGGTCCGTTGCCGGAGGAAACCGACACGACCGCGCTCAATATCGCTCCCATTCCGCGGATTAACGTTCACGTCTTTACCCAGAACGAAGCAACCACGCTGATTGTCGAGAAGGCAGCGGCGGATCGTCGAATGTCAAAGACCCATGTGACGATCTCTGCGGGGGATGCCGCAAGTGCCGCCCAGATCTATGCTGAGGAAGCCAGCCCGAACCTAATCTTGATTGAGGCCAGCGAGTCCCCGACGAGCCTACTGGCGGGGCTCGATCAGCTTGCCGAGGTCTGCGACCCGAGCAGCCATGTCATGATTATCGGGCATCTGAACGATATTCAGCTCTATCGCTCTTTGATCGATCGCGGGGTCAGCGATTATATCGTGGCGCCGCGGTCACCACTCCAAATCATCGAAGCCATCGGGAAAATCTATACCGATCCGGCGGTCAGCACGATTGGGCGATCCTTTGTCTTTGTGGGGGCACGCGGGGGCGTCGGCTCCTCGACAATCTGCCATAATGTGGCGTGGGCTCTGGCAGAGGAATATGCATCGGACACTGTGCTTCTCGATCTTGACCTGCCCTTTGGGACGGCCAGTCTCGATTTTGAGCGCGATCCCAGTCAGGGGTTGGCCGAGGCGCTTTCCTCCCCCGAACGCTTGGACAGTGTTCTGCTCGATCGTCTGTTGCAGGAGGTGACGAAGCGCCTCTCCATCTTCAGCGCACCCAATATGCTTGAGCGAACCTATGAATTGTCGCCCGAGAATTTTGAGATCGTGATCGATCTTGTGCGTCAGGCAGCGCCTTCGGTGGTTGTGGACCTGCCGCATATCTGGTCACCTTGGTCGCAACACGTCCTTCACGGCGCTGACGAAATCGTGATTACGGCGACACCTGACCTGTCGTCTTTCAGGAATGCCAAAAATCTGGTCGAAGTCATCAAGGCCCACCGGGCGAACGATGCACCGCCGATTTTATTGCTCAATCAGATGGGTGTGCCGAAACGGCCGGAGGTGCCGGTCGAGCAATTCGAAGAGGCCCTCGATCTTGAGGCGCTCTCTGTGTTTCCATGGGACCCTGCCGCCTTCGGTCAAGCCTCCACAAATGCGGAAACCCTGATCGAACTTAATCCGAAGTCGAAATGTGCCGTCGCCCTAAGGACAGTATCCGAAAGGCTGCTCGGTCAAACACAGTCCGCAAAGAAGCAAAGGCTCAGTCTTAAATCTCTCTTTTCCTTAGGCCGGTAG
- a CDS encoding CpaF family protein has product MFGKKSLSDGPGQSPAASPRPEQLPARMTEPPKAKSSARPAGKPAAPVPDTPPQAEVKKPIVDEKSEGYYQTKMVIFNALIDTIDLSQLAQLDMEAAAEEIRDIVNEIISIKGLQMSIAEQEALLQDICNDVLGYGPLEPLLARDDIADIMVNGANRTFIEVDGKIQETPVRFRDNAQLMNICQRIVSQVGRRVDESSPICDARLPDGSRVNVIAPPLSIDGPALTIRKFKKDKLTIDDLVRFGSISEAGAKVLGIIGACRINTLISGGTGSGKTTLLNCMTSFIDLDERVITCEDAAELQLQQPHVVRLETRPPNLEGQGQVTMRDLVKNCLRMRPERIVVGEVRGAEAFDLLQAMNTGHDGSMGTLHANSPREALSRLESMITMGGLGLPSKTIREMIVGSVDVVIQAARLRDGSRRITHITEVLGTEGDTIITQDLFVYNMDGEDADGKIIGAHRSTGIARPAFWDRARYYGRHHELAEALDAA; this is encoded by the coding sequence ATGTTTGGTAAGAAATCTCTTTCAGACGGTCCGGGCCAAAGCCCGGCGGCGTCCCCCCGACCGGAGCAGCTCCCCGCGCGTATGACGGAGCCGCCCAAGGCCAAGTCGTCGGCGCGTCCGGCGGGAAAGCCCGCGGCCCCTGTCCCTGACACGCCGCCCCAGGCTGAGGTCAAGAAGCCGATCGTCGATGAAAAGTCTGAAGGTTATTATCAGACCAAGATGGTCATCTTCAATGCACTGATCGATACGATCGATCTTTCTCAGCTTGCCCAGCTCGATATGGAGGCGGCGGCTGAGGAAATTCGGGACATCGTCAACGAGATCATCTCGATCAAAGGGTTGCAGATGTCGATCGCGGAGCAGGAAGCCCTGCTCCAAGATATTTGTAACGACGTGCTCGGTTACGGTCCGCTCGAACCGCTGCTGGCGCGGGACGATATCGCCGACATCATGGTCAATGGGGCCAACCGGACCTTTATTGAGGTCGATGGGAAGATCCAGGAAACGCCCGTCCGGTTCCGCGACAATGCTCAGCTGATGAACATCTGTCAGCGGATCGTCAGTCAGGTGGGCCGACGGGTCGATGAGTCGAGCCCGATCTGTGACGCGCGCCTGCCCGATGGCAGCCGAGTCAATGTCATTGCCCCGCCCTTGTCGATCGATGGACCGGCCCTGACGATTCGGAAGTTTAAAAAAGACAAGCTGACGATCGACGATCTCGTCCGCTTCGGATCGATTTCCGAAGCGGGGGCGAAGGTCTTGGGCATTATCGGTGCCTGCCGGATCAATACGCTGATCTCCGGCGGTACGGGCTCGGGGAAAACGACTCTGCTCAACTGTATGACATCCTTCATCGATCTCGATGAGCGGGTCATCACCTGTGAAGATGCGGCGGAACTGCAATTGCAGCAGCCCCATGTGGTCCGGCTTGAGACCCGTCCCCCGAACCTTGAAGGGCAGGGGCAGGTGACGATGCGCGACCTCGTTAAGAACTGTCTCCGGATGCGTCCTGAACGGATCGTTGTGGGGGAGGTTCGGGGAGCAGAGGCCTTCGACCTCTTGCAGGCGATGAATACCGGTCACGACGGTTCCATGGGAACCCTGCACGCGAACTCTCCGCGGGAGGCACTGTCCCGCTTGGAATCCATGATCACCATGGGAGGGTTGGGCCTCCCGTCTAAAACGATCCGGGAGATGATCGTCGGCTCTGTTGACGTTGTGATTCAGGCGGCACGCCTTCGCGATGGCTCTCGGCGAATCACCCACATCACTGAGGTCCTGGGGACCGAGGGCGACACCATCATCACGCAGGACCTGTTCGTCTATAATATGGACGGTGAAGACGCTGACGGAAAAATTATCGGGGCCCACAGATCCACAGGGATCGCCCGACCGGCCTTCTGGGATCGTGCCCGGTACTATGGACGCCACCATGAACTCGCCGAGGCCCTGGACGCGGCGTAA
- a CDS encoding type II secretion system F family protein, with product MTLDQNSLIALGIGLVAIVGLAFALLGFDGGGATNKRVQSLSGNAKQAKRKTSAKEQTRDRRKTISDSLKKIEDKQKEANQKKKVSLDKLIEQAGFDFSVRDFWTASAIVAVVMIGIGYVSGQNALVILAMGIVGGLGIPRWFLYQTRRKRQKKFENEFSNAIDVIVRGVKSGLPVNECLKIISRDAQSPVKEEFQLLVEGQRIGLTLEQSLERLYNRMPISDVNFFAIVLVIQQQTGGNLADALGNLSTVLRSRKTMLGKIAALSMEAKASAAILAAMPFFVSGLVYLAAPDYIAPLFSTQTGQFMLMGAGMWMLIGIVVMKNMISIKV from the coding sequence ATGACCCTCGATCAGAACAGCTTGATCGCTCTTGGTATCGGTCTTGTGGCCATTGTCGGTCTGGCCTTCGCGCTGCTTGGATTCGATGGCGGCGGCGCGACGAATAAGCGGGTTCAGTCGCTTTCGGGCAATGCCAAGCAGGCCAAGCGGAAAACCTCGGCAAAGGAACAAACGCGCGATCGTCGCAAGACGATTTCAGACAGCCTCAAAAAGATCGAAGATAAGCAAAAAGAGGCCAATCAGAAGAAGAAGGTCTCTCTCGATAAGCTGATCGAACAGGCCGGATTCGATTTCTCCGTTCGCGATTTTTGGACGGCCTCCGCGATCGTTGCTGTGGTGATGATCGGCATAGGATATGTTTCGGGGCAGAATGCACTTGTTATCCTCGCCATGGGGATTGTCGGTGGTCTGGGGATTCCTCGCTGGTTCCTCTATCAAACCCGCCGCAAGCGTCAGAAAAAGTTCGAAAATGAGTTCTCGAACGCGATTGATGTGATCGTTCGTGGGGTGAAATCCGGCCTGCCGGTCAATGAATGCCTGAAGATTATCTCCCGCGATGCGCAAAGCCCCGTCAAAGAGGAGTTCCAGCTCCTCGTCGAAGGGCAGCGGATCGGCCTGACCCTGGAGCAGAGCCTTGAGCGCCTGTATAATCGGATGCCGATCAGCGACGTGAATTTCTTCGCCATCGTCCTTGTCATCCAGCAGCAGACGGGGGGCAACCTGGCCGACGCGCTTGGGAATTTGTCGACGGTGCTGCGCAGCCGCAAGACCATGCTCGGCAAGATCGCGGCTCTCTCGATGGAGGCCAAGGCTTCTGCGGCTATTCTTGCGGCGATGCCATTCTTCGTGTCGGGCCTCGTCTACCTGGCCGCCCCTGACTATATCGCGCCATTGTTCTCCACACAGACGGGTCAGTTCATGTTGATGGGGGCCGGTATGTGGATGCTGATCGGCATCGTCGTCATGAAGAACATGATCTCCATTAAGGTGTAG
- a CDS encoding type II secretion system F family protein, producing MQEFIEAAVDRQNQIAMLAAVGVFLTIVTLVMPLFADNGLDKRVKKVADYKERLRQQSRAELAGSRKPGSLRNATAGGMGKRLVEQLKLFEIFDAAAARKQLMMAGLRGERPVFTYMLARVITPVAALLVAIFYLYVLEVVEVASFMRLILCIGALALGYYLPNIYVHNLVTKRKQKIQLSFPDSLDLLLICVESGMSIEAALQKVTEEVAASCPELAEEYGLTTAELSYLQDRKVAYHNLGERTGLEGVKSVTTALIQSEVYGTALGASLRVMAAENREIRMQNAEKKAAALPPKLTVPMILFFLPVLFVVILGPGVLKATSTATEEVSDEPLQNER from the coding sequence ATGCAGGAATTCATCGAAGCGGCCGTCGACCGGCAAAACCAAATCGCCATGTTGGCCGCGGTGGGGGTCTTTTTAACGATCGTCACCTTGGTGATGCCGCTCTTCGCTGATAACGGGCTCGATAAACGGGTCAAAAAGGTCGCCGACTATAAGGAGCGGCTGCGCCAGCAATCGCGCGCCGAATTGGCGGGCTCCCGCAAGCCGGGATCGCTGCGAAACGCCACGGCCGGCGGCATGGGCAAACGGCTGGTCGAACAACTCAAATTGTTCGAGATCTTCGATGCCGCCGCGGCTCGCAAGCAATTGATGATGGCGGGGCTCCGCGGTGAGCGGCCGGTTTTCACCTATATGCTGGCACGGGTCATCACCCCGGTCGCGGCACTTTTGGTGGCGATCTTTTATCTCTATGTGCTCGAAGTGGTCGAGGTCGCGAGTTTCATGCGCCTCATTCTCTGCATTGGGGCCTTGGCGCTCGGCTATTATCTGCCGAATATATATGTCCATAACCTGGTGACAAAGCGGAAGCAGAAAATCCAACTGTCCTTTCCGGACAGCCTCGACCTGTTGTTGATCTGTGTAGAGAGTGGAATGTCGATCGAGGCCGCCTTGCAAAAGGTCACCGAGGAGGTGGCTGCCTCCTGCCCCGAGCTTGCCGAGGAGTATGGGTTGACCACGGCGGAATTGTCTTATCTGCAAGACCGCAAAGTGGCTTACCATAATCTTGGGGAACGGACGGGCCTTGAGGGGGTCAAGTCGGTGACCACCGCACTGATCCAATCGGAAGTCTATGGGACGGCACTCGGCGCCTCCTTGCGTGTGATGGCGGCGGAGAACCGCGAAATCCGGATGCAGAACGCCGAGAAGAAGGCTGCCGCTCTGCCGCCAAAACTCACCGTACCGATGATTTTGTTTTTCCTGCCTGTGTTGTTTGTCGTCATTCTCGGCCCCGGGGTTCTCAAGGCAACCTCCACCGCGACCGAGGAAGTATCGGACGAACCGCTACAGAACGAGCGCTAG
- a CDS encoding tetratricopeptide repeat protein, whose product MVSHSFRAGAAAIALCVGLSACSTVAPLRKAPEATVVPSQDTAANHMDPIATAAYWGTRYDRNPGDATVAVAFSSALRTMGNASEALKVMQQTQARAGDQPDVLLELGKAFIANERPHEAVRPIERAIAMGKSDDWSAFSAYGVALDLTGQHRAARTQYDRALALAPEKRQILNNKGLSYALSGAPDRAELTFQEATANNGGTAQIRQNYALILALAGRTTQAERLARSDLPPAMADQNVRYFRELVAQPAHWGDLRQADVELPDFGEDPDTVSMTTRAVPNDPNRLPAYAGALIRGSAAEAADLEGDSERQQTAPDIRVPQRRPVATEAPQKLERAPLPGLIDEEAPRQEETPADDRPVAEASDMGINPPSL is encoded by the coding sequence ATGGTTTCCCATTCCTTTCGCGCTGGCGCGGCCGCCATCGCCCTTTGCGTCGGACTCAGCGCCTGCTCCACAGTGGCGCCGCTCCGCAAGGCACCTGAGGCCACTGTTGTGCCTTCGCAGGATACGGCCGCCAATCATATGGATCCAATTGCCACGGCGGCCTATTGGGGGACGCGCTATGATCGCAATCCGGGAGATGCGACGGTTGCCGTCGCTTTTTCCTCCGCCCTCCGTACCATGGGGAACGCGTCGGAGGCGCTGAAGGTCATGCAGCAGACCCAGGCGCGTGCGGGCGACCAGCCCGATGTTCTCCTGGAGCTCGGCAAAGCCTTTATCGCCAATGAGCGGCCGCACGAAGCGGTGCGCCCCATCGAACGCGCCATCGCCATGGGGAAAAGCGACGATTGGTCGGCCTTTTCGGCCTATGGTGTCGCGCTTGACCTGACCGGCCAGCACCGCGCCGCCCGGACGCAATATGACCGCGCCCTCGCCCTGGCCCCGGAGAAACGCCAGATCCTGAACAATAAGGGATTGAGCTATGCCCTTTCAGGGGCGCCCGACCGGGCCGAGCTGACATTCCAAGAAGCGACCGCCAATAATGGCGGCACCGCGCAGATTCGCCAGAACTATGCGCTGATCCTTGCCCTTGCGGGCCGGACAACGCAGGCGGAACGCCTCGCGCGATCGGATTTACCGCCCGCCATGGCCGACCAGAATGTCCGCTATTTCCGGGAATTGGTTGCCCAGCCCGCCCATTGGGGCGATCTGCGGCAAGCCGATGTCGAGTTGCCCGATTTTGGCGAAGACCCCGACACTGTGTCGATGACGACCCGCGCCGTCCCGAACGACCCCAATCGCCTCCCCGCCTATGCAGGGGCGTTGATCCGGGGCAGCGCCGCCGAGGCGGCGGACCTTGAGGGGGACAGCGAGCGCCAACAAACCGCGCCGGACATTCGCGTGCCGCAACGGCGCCCCGTCGCCACCGAGGCGCCGCAAAAACTCGAACGCGCCCCGCTGCCCGGCCTGATTGATGAAGAGGCCCCTCGCCAGGAGGAAACCCCGGCGGATGACCGCCCGGTGGCGGAGGCCTCGGATATGGGGATAAACCCCCCTTCATTGTAA